A region from the Candidatus Magasanikbacteria bacterium genome encodes:
- the recO gene encoding DNA repair protein RecO, with the protein MYAIVLERRDFRENDQLITFYTKDSGKVDVLARGVKKIVSKNSANLEPFCFVDAEILQGKEMRILGSVQSINSFSNLRQDFKKILLAQFTVKMLSELTQENLPDNKVFIFLYSWLNFLNELSCVVNYITLLNSFTLKMSALLGFLPQLNFCVHCPRRCYDGGNSWFFHFSGGGVLCENCKIKHFIQSKDLAFLGGIRNDMITLIISKFSEVGSIENTENPEKVYKFIIRYLESFNEKEVSRVNLSFFV; encoded by the coding sequence ATGTATGCAATTGTTTTGGAGCGAAGAGATTTTCGTGAAAATGACCAGTTGATAACTTTTTATACAAAAGATAGTGGAAAGGTTGATGTTTTGGCGCGTGGAGTTAAGAAAATTGTAAGTAAAAATTCGGCCAATTTGGAGCCGTTTTGTTTTGTGGATGCGGAAATTTTGCAAGGAAAAGAAATGAGAATTTTAGGTAGTGTTCAGTCTATAAATTCTTTTTCTAATTTACGACAAGATTTTAAAAAAATTTTATTGGCACAGTTTACCGTAAAAATGTTGAGCGAATTGACACAGGAAAATCTTCCAGACAATAAGGTTTTTATTTTTTTATACAGTTGGTTGAATTTTTTAAATGAGCTTAGTTGTGTTGTAAATTATATTACACTTTTAAATTCTTTTACTTTAAAAATGTCTGCTTTGCTTGGTTTTTTACCACAGTTAAATTTTTGTGTTCATTGTCCTAGAAGGTGTTATGATGGTGGAAATTCATGGTTTTTTCATTTTTCTGGAGGTGGGGTTTTATGTGAAAATTGTAAGATTAAACACTTTATACAGTCAAAAGATCTAGCATTTTTAGGAGGAATTAGAAATGATATGATAACTTTAATAATTAGTAAATTTAGTGAAGTTGGTAGTATTGAAAATACAGAAAATCCAGAAAAAGTATATAAATTTATAATTCGCTATTTGGAAAGTTTCAACGAAAAAGAAGTAAGTAGGGTGAATTTGAGTTTTTTTGTTTAA
- the map gene encoding type I methionyl aminopeptidase, translated as MMNFIKPKEVQDKLVKGGKILGEVLEKISKMAVHGISTAEIDKEAERLIKEAGGLPAFKGYGGDKYRKGFPGTVCVARNHELVHGVARDKDILKEGDIFSMDIGMQWPRKCGEGENKNGYFTDTALTVAVGKIPEKTQGLMNVTKKALEIGIDKCRAGNKLSDIGEAIQDYVDPKGYGIVRDLIGHGVGFHVHEEPRVPNFYDSSLKRIILKAGMVLALEPMITMGGGDIVTADDDWTIETADKSLCAHFEHTVIITEGDPIVVTRRPLEK; from the coding sequence ATGATGAATTTTATAAAACCAAAAGAAGTTCAAGATAAACTTGTGAAAGGTGGAAAAATTTTGGGTGAGGTTTTGGAAAAGATATCCAAAATGGCAGTACATGGAATAAGTACTGCTGAGATAGATAAAGAAGCTGAAAGACTTATAAAAGAAGCTGGTGGATTGCCAGCTTTTAAAGGTTATGGTGGAGATAAATACAGGAAAGGATTTCCTGGTACTGTTTGTGTTGCTAGAAATCATGAGTTGGTTCATGGGGTTGCAAGGGATAAGGATATTCTGAAAGAGGGGGATATTTTTAGTATGGATATTGGAATGCAGTGGCCTAGAAAATGTGGAGAAGGGGAGAATAAAAATGGATATTTTACAGATACGGCTTTGACTGTGGCTGTTGGGAAAATTCCTGAGAAAACTCAAGGTCTGATGAATGTGACAAAAAAAGCTTTGGAAATCGGAATTGATAAATGTAGAGCTGGAAATAAACTATCTGATATTGGAGAAGCTATTCAGGATTATGTAGATCCAAAAGGGTATGGAATTGTGCGAGATTTGATAGGACATGGCGTAGGGTTTCATGTACACGAAGAGCCTAGGGTTCCAAATTTTTATGATTCTAGCTTGAAGAGAATTATTTTGAAAGCTGGAATGGTTTTGGCATTGGAACCAATGATAACAATGGGGGGGGGTGATATCGTGACAGCAGATGACGATTGGACAATAGAAACTGCAGACAAAAGTTTGTGTGCACATTTTGAGCATACTGTTATAATTACAGAAGGCGATCCAATTGTAGTGACCAGAAGACCTTTAGAAAAATAA
- the scpB gene encoding SMC-Scp complex subunit ScpB: MNLGSKIESILFVVGRGVSVQEIMKVLDVEESEVIIVLEDLNSRYKDDGSGLHLITDGFLYKMSSKPENLDAIEKFISIDLSSELTKPQLETLTIIGYLGPITKSELEELRGVSCGIILKNLMMRGLVSEKEEEGGLFSLYVLSTEALGYLGISSVEELPDYTNLREHDNIKNTLNNLKLL; this comes from the coding sequence ATGAATTTGGGATCAAAAATAGAGTCTATATTGTTTGTGGTTGGAAGAGGGGTTTCTGTCCAAGAAATTATGAAAGTTTTAGATGTGGAAGAAAGTGAAGTTATAATTGTATTGGAAGATTTAAATTCAAGGTATAAAGATGATGGATCGGGACTACATTTAATTACTGATGGTTTTTTGTATAAAATGTCTTCAAAACCAGAAAACTTAGATGCAATTGAAAAATTTATTTCTATTGATCTTTCTAGTGAACTCACAAAACCACAACTCGAAACTTTGACTATAATTGGATATTTGGGTCCAATTACAAAATCTGAGTTAGAGGAACTTCGCGGTGTAAGTTGTGGAATTATTTTAAAAAATTTGATGATGAGAGGTTTGGTTTCAGAAAAAGAAGAGGAGGGAGGTTTATTTTCGTTGTATGTTTTATCCACAGAAGCACTTGGATATTTGGGGATTAGTTCTGTAGAAGAGCTTCCGGACTATACAAATCTTCGAGAACATGATAATATTAAGAATACTTTAAATAATTTAAAGCTACTTTAA
- the asnS gene encoding asparagine--tRNA ligase: MNIFIDQVSEFIEKTVTLKGWIYNTRSSGSIAFLQIRDGSGFIQAVVSKSEVDESVWNIVENLTQESSVKLTGKITKHPKKDNVFEMQVEGFELVGKSEEYPISLKDHGPDFLLDNRHLWLRSKKQWAILRMRDVVILAISEYLHKERFIRVDSPIFTPNACEGTTTLFPVPYFDLGEVYLTQSGQLYAEAAIASVGRCYDFGPVFRAEKSKTKRHLTEFWMMDAEGAFVEHNENMDIQEGLVKHIVGKVLNECKKELEILGRNTEALQKIVDNPFTRYTYTEAIQKLNKLGSDIKYGEDLGNDDEGMLTKDSNVPVFVEKWPAEIKPFYMKRDETGKIALNNDLIATEGGGEIAGGSQREDNYGELLKRIKESGLSEEDFAWYLDLRKYGSVPHSGFGFGLERIVRWLSGVQHVRECIPFPRVLNRVKP; encoded by the coding sequence ATGAATATTTTTATTGACCAGGTGTCAGAATTTATAGAAAAAACAGTTACATTAAAAGGATGGATTTATAATACACGTTCTTCTGGGTCTATTGCTTTTTTGCAGATTCGTGATGGAAGTGGGTTTATTCAGGCTGTGGTTTCAAAAAGTGAGGTTGATGAAAGTGTTTGGAATATTGTAGAAAATTTAACACAAGAGTCTTCAGTAAAATTAACTGGAAAAATTACAAAACATCCAAAAAAAGACAATGTTTTTGAAATGCAGGTCGAAGGGTTTGAGTTGGTGGGTAAGTCTGAAGAGTACCCAATTAGTCTAAAAGATCACGGACCAGACTTTTTGTTGGATAATAGGCATTTGTGGCTTCGTAGTAAAAAACAGTGGGCTATTCTCAGGATGCGTGATGTTGTAATACTTGCTATTTCGGAATATCTGCACAAAGAGAGGTTTATTCGTGTAGATTCGCCAATTTTTACACCAAATGCTTGTGAAGGAACCACCACTCTTTTTCCTGTTCCATATTTTGATCTTGGTGAGGTTTATCTAACACAATCTGGTCAGCTTTATGCAGAGGCTGCTATTGCCTCTGTTGGGCGTTGTTATGATTTTGGGCCAGTATTTCGTGCAGAAAAATCAAAAACAAAAAGACATCTTACAGAATTTTGGATGATGGATGCAGAAGGAGCTTTTGTAGAGCATAATGAAAATATGGATATTCAAGAAGGATTGGTAAAACATATTGTGGGGAAAGTTTTGAATGAATGTAAAAAAGAATTGGAAATTTTGGGGCGTAATACAGAAGCTTTGCAAAAAATAGTAGACAATCCTTTTACAAGATATACTTATACTGAAGCTATACAAAAATTGAATAAACTTGGGTCTGATATAAAATATGGAGAAGACTTGGGGAATGATGACGAAGGAATGCTTACAAAAGATAGTAATGTGCCTGTTTTTGTGGAAAAATGGCCAGCAGAAATAAAGCCATTTTATATGAAACGCGATGAGACTGGAAAAATTGCCTTGAATAATGATTTGATAGCAACTGAAGGTGGTGGAGAAATTGCAGGAGGTTCACAGCGTGAGGATAATTATGGTGAATTGTTGAAAAGGATAAAAGAATCTGGATTGTCTGAAGAAGATTTTGCTTGGTATTTGGACTTAAGGAAGTATGGAAGTGTGCCACATTCTGGTTTTGGATTTGGTTTGGAGCGAATTGTTCGCTGGCTTTCTGGAGTGCAACATGTGCGCGAGTGCATTCCATTTCCAAGGGTCTTGAATAGAGTGAAACCATAA
- a CDS encoding segregation/condensation protein A, which translates to MQVSIHFKLDQFEGPIDLLLQLIEKQKLDINEVSLSSVTEQYLDFVELLEKEKSAEEIANFLMVASRLLLLKSRALLPGLVFEEEDVQSLESQLEIYRLFLEKSKKVQKMWESRLYSIGRKGEKIVKKTGIMPKKLHLMNLSKLMVRLVQKLEPPKPIPKAKLFKIVSLRERIRHLRLFFKKNTKIKFRDFFSSKKEKAEIVITFLALLELVKSNTLNIKQNVAFGEIMIKNK; encoded by the coding sequence ATGCAGGTATCTATTCATTTTAAATTAGATCAGTTTGAAGGTCCAATAGATTTACTACTTCAACTGATAGAGAAGCAAAAATTAGACATAAACGAGGTTTCACTTTCTTCTGTGACAGAACAATATTTGGATTTTGTAGAATTATTAGAAAAAGAAAAATCAGCAGAAGAAATTGCTAACTTTTTAATGGTTGCATCTCGTTTACTTTTGTTGAAATCTAGAGCTCTTTTGCCGGGTCTTGTTTTTGAGGAAGAAGATGTGCAGAGTTTGGAGAGTCAACTGGAAATTTATAGGTTGTTTCTAGAAAAAAGTAAAAAAGTGCAAAAAATGTGGGAAAGCAGGTTATATTCTATAGGAAGAAAAGGAGAAAAAATAGTTAAAAAAACAGGTATAATGCCAAAAAAATTGCATTTAATGAACTTGAGTAAACTTATGGTTAGGTTGGTTCAAAAATTGGAACCACCAAAACCTATTCCAAAGGCAAAATTATTCAAAATAGTTTCTTTGCGAGAGCGTATTCGTCATCTAAGGCTTTTTTTTAAGAAAAATACAAAAATAAAATTTCGTGATTTTTTTTCATCAAAAAAAGAAAAGGCAGAGATTGTAATAACTTTTTTAGCTTTACTTGAGTTGGTAAAAAGTAATACTTTGAATATAAAACAGAATGTAGCATTTGGTGAAATTATGATTAAGAACAAATAA
- a CDS encoding 30S ribosomal protein S5, which yields MAFKGKSRKFKREKPEFDQQIVDLSRVTRVTAGGKQMSFRALLVIGDRKGRVGYGLEKGKDVQIAVNKAYNQAKKNLITIPMVYDTLPHRAEAKFKAARVMIKPAPIGSGIIAGSVIRTVLELGGVPNASGRIMGRTNNKITNVKALFIALQSFKKEALTQKIKKVNTPKVEKVEEVKEEDVKKEAKVEKKISKTAVKKKVAKKVEAKK from the coding sequence ATGGCATTTAAAGGAAAGTCTAGAAAATTTAAGCGTGAAAAACCTGAATTTGATCAGCAGATTGTGGATTTATCACGCGTAACGCGTGTGACTGCGGGTGGAAAACAGATGAGCTTTCGCGCACTACTTGTAATTGGAGATCGAAAAGGGAGAGTTGGATATGGATTGGAAAAAGGTAAAGATGTACAAATCGCAGTAAATAAGGCATATAATCAGGCAAAAAAGAACTTGATTACTATTCCTATGGTTTATGACACATTGCCACACAGAGCAGAGGCTAAATTTAAAGCAGCAAGAGTAATGATAAAACCTGCTCCAATTGGTTCTGGTATTATTGCGGGAAGTGTAATTCGTACAGTTTTGGAGCTTGGCGGAGTGCCAAATGCTTCTGGAAGAATAATGGGAAGAACAAACAATAAAATTACAAATGTAAAAGCGTTGTTTATAGCCTTGCAATCTTTCAAGAAAGAGGCATTGACTCAAAAAATAAAAAAAGTAAACACACCTAAGGTGGAAAAAGTAGAAGAGGTAAAAGAAGAAGATGTTAAGAAGGAGGCGAAAGTAGAAAAAAAGATTTCAAAAACAGCAGTAAAGAAAAAAGTTGCTAAAAAAGTTGAAGCGAAAAAATAA
- the secY gene encoding preprotein translocase subunit SecY, with the protein MWWEKIIRIWKIKDIRKNVLFVLAMLVVFRLAAHIPVPGINVENLGRFLDGNQIFGMMNLFSGGTMENFSIVMLGIAPYITSSIIFQLLGMIYPKIEEMQKEGEAGQQKISMYTRLATVPLAFLQSYAMINILRQSQYDIVGDITVFQLSSIMITITAGTMFLMWIGELISEKKVGNGISLLIFAGIISAVPGVLQNLIINYNSADLFTYVLFAIVSVITIIAVVIISEGQRNIPVKYARQIRGRAGQGQQTHLPLRVNMAGVIPIIFAISVVLFPPLVAQFFVSNPGVLGTVARVTVDIFNNQIIYGVLYFLMVFGFTYFYTEVIFHPDQMAENLQRQGAFIPGIRPGKETENYLKSTMNKIVLFGALFLAGIAILPLIVQGITQTQSLAIGGTSLLIVVSVAIDTAKQTEAQITMHEYDRV; encoded by the coding sequence ATGTGGTGGGAAAAAATTATTCGTATCTGGAAAATAAAAGATATTCGCAAAAACGTTTTGTTTGTATTGGCAATGTTGGTTGTTTTCAGATTGGCAGCCCACATTCCAGTTCCTGGAATTAATGTAGAAAATCTTGGTAGATTTTTGGATGGAAATCAGATATTTGGAATGATGAACTTGTTTTCTGGTGGAACAATGGAGAACTTCTCTATTGTGATGCTTGGAATAGCACCTTATATTACATCTTCAATTATATTTCAGCTTTTGGGTATGATCTATCCAAAGATAGAGGAAATGCAAAAAGAAGGCGAGGCAGGTCAGCAAAAGATAAGTATGTATACTCGCCTTGCTACTGTTCCTCTTGCGTTTTTACAATCTTACGCAATGATAAATATATTGCGTCAGTCTCAATATGATATTGTAGGGGATATAACTGTTTTCCAACTTAGCTCTATTATGATTACAATTACAGCAGGAACTATGTTCTTGATGTGGATTGGAGAATTAATTAGTGAAAAAAAAGTTGGGAATGGTATATCTTTATTAATCTTTGCTGGTATAATATCTGCTGTTCCTGGAGTTCTTCAAAACTTAATTATAAACTATAACTCAGCAGACTTGTTTACATATGTTTTATTTGCAATAGTGTCTGTAATTACGATAATTGCAGTGGTTATAATTAGTGAGGGACAAAGGAATATTCCTGTTAAATATGCACGGCAAATTCGAGGTAGAGCAGGTCAAGGTCAGCAAACACACTTACCACTTCGTGTGAATATGGCTGGAGTTATCCCTATTATTTTTGCAATTTCAGTTGTACTATTCCCTCCGCTTGTCGCCCAATTCTTTGTGAGTAATCCAGGAGTTTTGGGTACTGTTGCGAGAGTGACAGTTGATATTTTTAATAATCAGATTATTTACGGAGTTTTATATTTCTTGATGGTATTTGGATTTACCTACTTTTATACAGAGGTTATATTCCATCCAGACCAGATGGCAGAAAATTTACAAAGACAAGGTGCATTTATCCCAGGAATTCGTCCTGGTAAAGAAACTGAAAATTATCTGAAATCAACAATGAATAAGATAGTACTGTTTGGAGCTTTATTCCTAGCAGGTATTGCAATTCTTCCTTTGATTGTGCAGGGAATAACCCAGACACAATCGCTAGCGATTGGTGGTACAAGTTTGCTAATTGTAGTGTCAGTAGCAATTGACACCGCAAAACAAACGGAAGCACAAATAACAATGCATGAATACGATAGAGTTTAA
- a CDS encoding nucleoside monophosphate kinase: MKKIIILLGIPGSGKGTQAKLIAENYSYTHISTGNLFRAILADENADGKIVKAVEGIKDGKMVADEIVYKLAFAEIEKKMNESDGVVLDGAIRNLEQAEAYDRFFKEKGWQNDIMAVEIELTDEIATERLLKRHEGREDDKKDVILKRMEDQGNAKIRPIVNYYKKIDILKVVDGSKNIEEVTKSINKVLK; this comes from the coding sequence ATGAAAAAAATTATTATTTTACTTGGTATTCCTGGAAGTGGTAAGGGAACTCAGGCAAAGTTGATTGCGGAGAATTATAGTTATACTCATATTTCTACTGGAAATCTTTTTCGTGCTATTTTGGCAGATGAAAATGCGGACGGAAAAATAGTAAAAGCAGTTGAGGGAATTAAAGATGGGAAAATGGTTGCAGACGAGATTGTGTATAAACTTGCTTTTGCGGAAATAGAAAAAAAGATGAATGAAAGTGACGGTGTAGTACTGGACGGCGCTATAAGGAATTTAGAGCAGGCAGAAGCTTATGATAGGTTTTTTAAGGAAAAAGGATGGCAAAATGATATAATGGCAGTAGAAATAGAATTGACTGATGAAATAGCCACAGAAAGGCTTTTGAAGCGTCATGAAGGTAGAGAGGATGACAAAAAAGATGTAATTCTAAAAAGAATGGAAGATCAGGGAAATGCGAAGATAAGACCCATTGTGAATTACTATAAAAAAATAGATATATTAAAAGTGGTGGACGGTAGTAAAAATATAGAGGAAGTGACAAAAAGCATAAATAAAGTGTTAAAATAA
- the ruvX gene encoding Holliday junction resolvase RuvX has translation MNILGIDFGTKRIGLAVKRDAVDVVLPFGVFEWEGEDEKIQEFAKLILKENFDKIVIGLPVGLESGEETKNSKKVREFAEKIKLKIDTPIEFADERYSSHEADEMGGEAYRDEKAAMVILQEYLQN, from the coding sequence ATGAATATTTTAGGTATTGATTTTGGAACAAAAAGGATTGGTTTGGCTGTAAAAAGAGACGCTGTAGATGTTGTTTTACCTTTTGGTGTTTTTGAATGGGAGGGCGAAGATGAGAAAATACAAGAGTTTGCTAAATTAATTTTAAAAGAAAATTTTGATAAGATTGTAATAGGCTTGCCGGTTGGTTTGGAAAGTGGAGAAGAGACTAAAAATTCAAAAAAAGTTCGAGAATTTGCAGAAAAAATAAAATTGAAAATTGATACACCAATTGAGTTTGCAGATGAAAGATATTCTTCTCACGAAGCAGATGAGATGGGTGGTGAAGCTTATCGCGATGAGAAGGCTGCAATGGTTATTTTGCAGGAGTATTTACAGAATTAG
- the rplO gene encoding 50S ribosomal protein L15 — MAIELHKIKSSRKSSRTKKRVGRGNATGKGTYSGRGLKGQRSRAGGKGGLKRIGMKANLQKIPKVRGFKSIHPKKETVSLSTLEKFADKMEIVTPESLKKLKIIAKARNGVKIVSNGELTKKIAVKGCGVSAKAREAIEKAGGSIE, encoded by the coding sequence ATGGCAATTGAATTGCATAAAATTAAATCATCTAGAAAATCAAGTAGAACAAAAAAACGTGTTGGCCGTGGAAATGCCACAGGAAAAGGTACTTATTCTGGCCGTGGTCTAAAAGGACAGCGTTCTCGTGCAGGTGGAAAAGGTGGACTGAAAAGAATTGGTATGAAGGCTAATTTACAGAAGATTCCAAAAGTTCGTGGTTTCAAGAGTATACACCCTAAAAAGGAGACTGTGTCTTTGTCTACGCTTGAAAAATTTGCAGATAAGATGGAAATTGTAACACCGGAGTCTTTAAAAAAGTTGAAGATTATTGCAAAAGCTAGAAATGGTGTTAAGATAGTATCTAACGGAGAACTTACAAAAAAGATAGCAGTAAAAGGTTGTGGTGTTTCTGCAAAAGCAAGAGAAGCAATTGAAAAAGCTGGTGGCTCTATTGAATAA
- the aspS gene encoding aspartate--tRNA ligase — protein MEYRTHTCGELTKDEANKNVTLSGWVHKRRDLGGLIFVDLRDRYGITQIVFNPERVENFELVEKLKYEFVIKVVGDVMLRDEKNVNKNLKTGEIEVNAINLEILSEAKTMPFEIFDARKQEEDEELRLRYRFLELRREKLKNNILFRAKMEKHIRDYMESRDFINIATPILTVSSPEGARDFLVPSRIHPGKFYALPQAPQQYKQLLMVAGFDKYYQIAPCMRDEDPRADRSPGEFYQLDVEMSFTSQDEFFEIMEPLFSELTQLAGKKVKDKKFPRIAYKDAMNKFGSDRPDLRYGLEIQDVTEWGSKTGFNVFSNTESVKALVIGGGNKFTRKEIDEEFTDVAKRSHAKGLAWMKFVEGVFEGSVVKFFKEGELEELKKELKLEKDSIVFFVADKWKISCEALGAVRSLTAEKLELADKNVIAWAWIVDFPMYEWDEKNQKIDFGHNPFSMPQGGMEVLETEKPLDVLAYQYDIVANGLELSSGAVRNKDTQIMYKAFEVAGYSQEEVNKKFGHMINAFEYGAPPHCGFAPGIERMAMLLLGEKNLRGVIAFPKNQKAQEVMLGSPAEISEEQLKNLGLKKIEEEV, from the coding sequence ATGGAATACAGAACACACACATGCGGTGAACTTACAAAAGACGAGGCTAATAAAAATGTTACGCTTTCTGGTTGGGTGCACAAACGCCGAGATTTGGGCGGTTTAATTTTTGTGGATCTTCGCGATAGATATGGGATTACACAAATTGTGTTCAATCCAGAAAGAGTTGAAAATTTTGAATTGGTTGAAAAATTGAAATATGAATTTGTGATAAAAGTCGTAGGTGATGTGATGCTGCGTGATGAGAAAAATGTAAATAAAAATTTAAAAACAGGAGAGATAGAGGTAAATGCTATAAATTTGGAAATTTTGAGTGAGGCAAAAACAATGCCATTTGAAATTTTTGATGCTAGAAAGCAAGAAGAAGATGAAGAGCTTCGTTTGAGATATAGATTTTTAGAATTGCGTCGTGAAAAATTGAAAAATAATATTTTGTTTCGTGCAAAAATGGAAAAGCACATTCGTGATTATATGGAATCACGTGATTTTATAAATATTGCAACTCCAATTCTTACTGTTTCTTCGCCGGAAGGAGCTAGAGATTTTTTGGTACCAAGTAGAATTCATCCAGGTAAATTTTATGCACTTCCACAAGCACCACAACAGTATAAACAACTTCTAATGGTTGCAGGTTTTGATAAATATTATCAAATTGCTCCGTGTATGCGAGACGAAGATCCGCGCGCAGACCGTTCACCTGGAGAATTTTATCAGCTTGATGTGGAGATGAGTTTTACCTCCCAAGATGAATTTTTTGAAATAATGGAACCTTTATTTTCTGAGCTTACGCAGTTGGCTGGTAAAAAAGTAAAAGATAAGAAGTTTCCAAGAATTGCGTATAAAGATGCAATGAATAAATTTGGAAGTGATAGGCCTGATTTGCGTTATGGTTTGGAAATTCAAGATGTCACAGAGTGGGGAAGTAAAACAGGATTTAATGTTTTTTCAAATACAGAAAGTGTAAAAGCTTTAGTGATTGGAGGTGGAAATAAATTTACAAGAAAAGAGATTGATGAAGAATTTACAGATGTTGCAAAACGAAGTCACGCAAAAGGACTAGCTTGGATGAAATTTGTGGAGGGTGTTTTTGAGGGTTCTGTCGTAAAGTTTTTCAAAGAAGGTGAGTTGGAAGAATTGAAAAAAGAATTAAAATTGGAAAAAGATTCTATTGTATTTTTTGTGGCAGACAAATGGAAAATATCTTGTGAAGCACTTGGTGCTGTTCGAAGTTTAACAGCAGAAAAGTTGGAATTGGCAGATAAAAATGTGATTGCGTGGGCTTGGATAGTAGATTTTCCAATGTATGAATGGGACGAGAAAAATCAGAAAATTGATTTTGGTCACAATCCATTTTCTATGCCACAAGGTGGTATGGAAGTTTTAGAAACAGAAAAACCACTGGATGTTTTAGCTTATCAGTATGATATTGTTGCAAATGGTTTGGAGCTTTCTTCTGGCGCTGTACGAAATAAGGATACACAAATTATGTATAAAGCTTTTGAGGTTGCTGGTTATTCACAAGAAGAAGTGAATAAAAAATTTGGTCATATGATAAATGCGTTTGAATATGGAGCACCTCCTCATTGTGGTTTTGCTCCTGGAATTGAGCGTATGGCTATGCTTTTACTTGGTGAGAAGAATTTGCGTGGTGTGATAGCATTTCCAAAAAATCAAAAAGCACAAGAGGTGATGCTAGGCTCTCCTGCAGAAATTAGCGAAGAGCAGTTGAAAAATCTTGGTTTAAAAAAGATAGAGGAGGAAGTTTAG
- the rplR gene encoding 50S ribosomal protein L18 codes for MAKVNRKQTRERRRARVRARISGTIQRPRLNIFRSLTGVYLQLIDDVNGKTVVSVNSKKDGNTGDAGKRKGGVAKSYLLGMALAEKAKAKNIENIVFDRAGYLYHGRVKAVAEGAREGGLKF; via the coding sequence ATGGCAAAAGTAAATAGAAAACAGACAAGGGAAAGACGCAGAGCTCGTGTGAGAGCTCGTATTTCTGGTACAATTCAAAGACCACGTTTGAATATTTTTAGAAGTTTAACTGGAGTTTATTTACAACTTATTGACGATGTTAATGGAAAAACAGTTGTAAGTGTAAATAGTAAAAAAGATGGGAATACTGGTGATGCTGGTAAAAGAAAAGGGGGCGTCGCTAAATCTTATTTATTGGGAATGGCTTTGGCTGAAAAAGCAAAAGCTAAAAATATTGAAAATATCGTTTTTGATCGCGCTGGATATCTTTACCATGGTCGTGTAAAAGCTGTGGCAGAAGGTGCTCGTGAGGGCGGTTTGAAATTTTAA
- a CDS encoding small multi-drug export protein, whose product MLNLNPATWFLSMPPEVAIFLLSMIPITELRASIPIGIEVYNLAIWKVWVIAVVGDTVPAIFILLLMPYAHKLAVKYRIFGKFLTYELEKAEKKFSGKYEKYGSLALIIFVGIPLPFTGSWTGSLASFVFNIPFRKSFPLILIGVCVAATIVTFLTLFAGGILRWFI is encoded by the coding sequence ATGTTAAATTTGAATCCAGCAACTTGGTTTTTAAGTATGCCACCAGAAGTGGCTATTTTTCTGCTTTCAATGATTCCAATAACTGAGCTGAGAGCATCTATTCCAATAGGAATAGAGGTTTATAATTTGGCAATTTGGAAGGTTTGGGTTATTGCTGTAGTTGGGGACACGGTACCTGCAATATTTATTTTACTTTTGATGCCTTATGCTCACAAACTGGCAGTAAAATATAGAATTTTTGGAAAATTTTTAACCTATGAGCTAGAAAAAGCAGAGAAAAAGTTTTCTGGAAAATATGAAAAATACGGATCACTCGCTTTAATAATTTTTGTTGGGATACCACTTCCGTTTACAGGTTCTTGGACTGGATCTTTAGCATCTTTTGTTTTTAATATTCCTTTTAGAAAGTCTTTTCCACTTATTTTGATTGGTGTTTGTGTAGCAGCAACTATCGTAACCTTTTTGACTCTTTTTGCAGGTGGAATACTTCGTTGGTTTATTTAG